AGCGCTCGAATCAACCACGTTCACAATCGGTCATCCTCTCGGTCGACACGCGTGTCAATCCCCGCCAGAAATCCCCTCAATTCCTCAATTGGCTCCACCGGCACCAACTGGATGCGGCCCTCGTAGGGGAAGGCCTCGACTTTCTGCCCTGGTTTGAGTCCTAGGGATTCGCGGCAATCCTTTGGAATCACCACCTGGAATTTAGGAGAGATAGTTACTGTAGCCACTTTTTCTCCATCGATACAATGAGCGTAATACGATTTTCATATCGATGAGTTTATCGCAAGTGACCATTTCGCAACACCGCACGGCGGTCTATATGAGCCGCAGCCGGGCAGGGCGGAATTGAATAAGTATTTATCCGGCGGGAATTCCCCGAATGGGGCTGCGCCACGGGGAGCCATTCGCTCGACCCTCTAAGGGCGGATACGCCCGATGCCTTCAGACTCCCACCGTTAGGGGGTCTGGTCATTTGCCTTTAGCAGTCGAACCCCGCTCAAAATTCAATTGCGCCCGAAAGCTACAAGCCGGATGATCGGCAGCTTGCGCAAAGTCCGACCAATTCGATGTTCTGACGCTCGATTGAGATTTCGGATTCGTTGGCCAGTTCGCGGATCCGCCGTTCTGAGATCCCCGGCCGGAACTCGTGCACCTTGCCACATCCGCGACAGACCACGTGATGGTGGTCCGCGCCGGTCGCCGCTTCAAAATGCGCGTGTTCCTCGGTGAAGTAGTGCCCGACGACAAGGTCCAGGTCCTGAAGCAGCGCCAGCGTTCGGTAGACGGTGTTCAGGCTCATGCGGGGATCGCGGGCCGAGGCCTGCAGGTAGATTTCGCGGGCTTCCAGGTGGTCGGGCGCCGAATCGATGATGTCGGCCACGAGCAGGCGCTGCGGGGTGCGCCTTGCCCCCGAACGCTCCAGGCCTTCCCGCACCGTGCGCGGTTGGTCGCTGGTGGAGCCGGGCGGCGTCATTGCGAGAGTTCGGCCGCGATCTCGCGGTTGACCACGCCCGGATTGGCTTTGCCGCGGGTCGCCTTCATCACCTGACCGACCAGGAAGCCGGCCGCCTGTTTCTTGCCGGCCTTAAAGTCCGCCACCGCCTGCGGGTTGGCGGCGATCACCTCCCGCACGATCTCCCTCAGGGCGTCGGCGTCAGATATCTGCTCGCCCATCTGGCTGGCCAGTTCGGCCGCCGAACGGCCGCTGACCACCATTTCCTTCAGGATTTCCGCCGCCATCCGAACGCTGATGCGGCCGGCGTCTTCGAGCTCAAGCAACTCCACCAGTCCGCCCGCGGTCACGCGACCATCGGCCAGGCTTGATCCCTCCGCCCGCAGGTGCTGGACCAGTTCGTTCAGGACCCGGTTGGCCAGGCGCCGGGCGTCGGGGTAGGACTCGCGCGCTTCCTGGAAGAAAGCCAGCAGTTCGCGGTCCGAGACGAGTTGGTCGGCGTCGGCTCCGACAATGCCGGCGGTTGCCAGTTCGGTCCGAATCTGACGCGGCAGCGGCGGCATCTGCGACCGCAGCCGCTCGACCGTTTCCTGCGCCACGTGCAGGGGTGGCAGGTCGGGGTCGGGGAAGTAGCGATAGTCGTGCGCGTCTTCCTTGACCCGCTGCGACAGGGTCTGGCCGCGCGCTTCCGACCAACCGCGGGTTTCCTGCACCGGCGGCGCTTGCGTTTCCTCCCAGACCTGCCGTTGCCGCTCTTCCTCGAATACCAGAGCGCGTTGCACGGCCCGGAAGGAGTTCATGTTCTTGATTTCTACCTTGGAGTTGCCCATCGGCTGACCAATCGGCCAGATCGAGATGTTGGCGTCACAGCGGAACGCGCCTTCCTGCATTTCGCCCGAGGACACCTCCAGGTGGACCAGGATGTCGCGCAGTTCGCGCAGGTAGCTGCGGGCCAGTTCGGGCGAATCGATATCCGGCTCGGAGACTATTTCCATCAGCGGGATTCCGGAGCGGTTCACGTCGACCAGAGAGCGCTCCAACCCGTCCGGATCGCGGTCGTGGATCATCCGCGCGGTGTCCTCTTCCAGGTGCACGCGGGTGATGCCGATGCGGCGCGGTTTCCCATCGGGGCCGGCCACCTCGAGGTGTCCGCCCAGGCATAGCGGGAGATCGTACTGGGAGATCTGGTACCACTTGACCAGGTCGGGGTACGAGTAATTCTTGCGGTCCCACTTGGTCGCGTCAGCGATCGAGCAGCCCAGCGCCAAACCGGTGCGCAGCGTCATCTCGACCGCGGCGCGGTTGGCCACCGGCAATACTCCCGGTAGGCCGAGGCAGACCGGGCAGACCGCGGTGTTGGGTTCCAGATCGGCCACGTCGGCGCGGCAGCTGCAGAACATCTTCGACGCCGTCAGCAACTGGGCGTGAACCTCGAGACCGATGACGGTGTAGTAATCCGCGCCCATCGCCTATACCGCCCGCGCCGGTGCCCGGTGCGCGACGTGGGCGGCGCGCTCGAACGCGTTGGCCGCCTGCAGCAGCGTCTTCTCCTGGAGTTCGCCGCCGATCAGCTGCAACCCCACCGGAAGCCCCTCGGCAAATCCGCAGGGGATCGACATCGCCGGCAAACCAGCGATGTTGGCCGGAATAGTCAACACGTCGGAGAGGTACATCGACAACGGGTCGTCGGAGCGCTCGCCGAGCGCGAACGCGGTCGTCGGGCTCGTGGCAGCCAAGAGTAGATCGCATTGCTCGAATGCTTGGTCGAAGTCCGTCCGAATCAGGGTTCGCGCTTTCTGCGCCTTCAGGTAGAAAGCATCGTAATAGCCGGCCGAAAGAGCATAGGTGCCAAGCATGATGCGCCGCTTGACTTCGGCCCCGAACCCGGCCCCGCGGGTGCGCGACATCATCGCGTCTACGTCGTCGCCCTCCACCCGCAGACCGTATCGCACGCCATGGAAACGGGCCAGGTTTGAAGACGCTTCGGCCGGCGCCAGCAGGTAATAGGTGGAAAGCGCATAGCGGGTGTGCGGCAGCGACACCCTTACCGGCTCGGCGCCCAGGTCGGCAAAGAGGGCGATCGCGTCCATCACCGCCGATTCCACGCGCGGATCCAGGCCGGCCGCGAAATATTCCACCGGAACGCCAATGCGCAGGCCGGCGATGCTCCGGCCGAAACCCTCCTCGAAATCCTCCGGGGACTGGGCCAGGCTGGTCGAATCGCGCGGATCGTGGCCGGCGATCGCGCCGAGCAGGGTGGCTGCGTCGCGGACTGTCTTGGTGATCGGTCCAATCTGATCCAACGAGGAGGCGAACGCCACCAGGCCGTAGCGGGACACCCGCCCGTAGGTGGGCTTCAGTCCGACCGTCCCGCACAAGGCGGCGGGCTGGCGGATTGACCCGCCGGTGTCGGACCCGAGGGCCGCGACTGCCAGATCCGCCGCCACCGCGGCGGCCGATCCGCCCGACGATCCGCCGGGCACGCGTTCCAGGTCCCAGGGGTTGCGGACCGGGTAGAAGGCCGAGTTTTCGTTCGACGAACCCATTGCGAATTCGTCCATATTGGCCTTGCCGAGGAAAACCGCGCCGGCCTCGCGCAGCCTCTCGACGACGAACGCGTCGTAGGGCGGCACGAACTCGGACAGCATCCGGCTGGCGCAGGTGGTTCTGATCCCGCGGGTGGCCAAGACGTCCTTTAGGGCAATCGGTATGCCGGTCAGCGGCCCGGCCGTCCCGGCGGCGATGCGTTCATCGGCCGCCCGCGCCTGCTCCAGCGCCAACTCGTCGGTTACCAGCAGGTAGGCGCCGAGGTCGGAGTTTAGGGCTTCGATCCGCTCAAGGTAGGCGCCGGTGAGCTCGAGCGACGAGAATTCGCCCGCCCTGAGTCCGGCACCGGTATCGGAGAGCGAGAGCGTACAGAGATCGCTCACTGATCCAACACCGCCGGCACGGCAAAGAACCCGGCCCGTGGTTCGGGCGCGTTGGCTATCACTTCCTCGCGCGGGAGCGAGGGCTTGGCCTCGTCCTCGCGCAATGGCAGTTCGGTTCTGACGACCATCGCGGTCGGCGCGATCTGGTCGGTGGCGAGCTGTTCAAGGTCTGCAAAGTGCGCGAGGATCTGGCCCAGTTCGGCCTGCAGGCGCCTTTTTTCGTCGTCGCCCAGTTCCAGCCGCGCCAGGCGCGCCACGTGATCGATCGTGGCCGCATCCAGGCGGTTCTGGGGGTCGTTGTCAGATGTTGCCAATTTGCCCCGCATAAGAAATCGAGCCGCCAGGTGGAACTGGAGGCCCGAAGATGTAAACCGACCCTGCCAAGTTTAGGAATTGCCCGCCCTAAAAGCGCCGCCAGCGCCCTTAGAATGACTCCGTTCGACAGCCCGGCGCCCGGGCAAATGAAGATCGATGCGGCCCATGGACCTCCCTCTAATCCCTTCGTTTCACCCGGCCACCATCCGCCAGGGCCTGTCGCTGGAAGAACGGTGCCAGATTGCCGAAGCGGCCGGATTCAGCTACACGATGGTGAATCTGCAGGAAGCGGTCGCGGTCGACGGCGAGCGCGGAGCCGGCGCCTTCGCGGCCCTGCTTGCCGGCCATGGCCTGAGCGCCGGAGGCATGAGCGGCGTTCCCGCCTCGACCGCCGACCCCGAGGAGTACGCGCGCGACCTGGCGGCCCTGCCCGAGCGCTGCGAAATGGCCCGGTCGCTCGGCGGCAGCAACATCATGCACTTTGTCCCCAACCGCTCCAGCATGCCCGAAACCGAATTCGAGGCGCTCACCGTCGCCCGCCTTGCCGACATCGGGGCGGTTCTGGCCGATTTCGATCTCAAGCTGGCGATCGAATGGCTGGGGCCCAAGCAGCTGGAGGATCTGCCCTATCCATTCCGGTCGGGGATCAAGATGGCCCTCGATCTGGCCGACGCCAGCGGACGGTCCAACATTGGAATCCTGGTAGATCCAGTTCACATGTGGGGGGCACGCCAGGCGATGGCCGACATCGAGCGGCTGGCTTCCGGCAGAGTCTTCGCCGCCCACTTCGACGACTTTCCGGAGGGCGATCCCGACGTCCTTATCGACGACGACCGAATAATGCCCGGTGACGGAATCATCGACCTGACCGCCTTCTGCCGCCATACGGTGGCGGCCGGTTACAGCGGTTCGATCGAAGTTGAACTGTTCAATCCCGCCATCCGCCTGGGCGATCCGGTGGAGGTTTCCCGCGAGGCCCGCGAGAAATCGGAGGCGGTAATCGCGGCCGCGCTCGGATAGCGTCGCCGCGGCGCGCTAACGGCGCGACAGCCCGGGCTTGAATCCGCCGCCGGTCAGCACCCGCCGCCAGCTTCTCTTCGGCGGGCTTGCCCTGGCGGGGATCCTGGGGGCCGGCGCAGGCCTGTACGCGATCCTTCGCGACGTCGAGGTGGAGGCGCCCCAGCAGCCCGCCGCCGCGACCCCGTCTCCGACCCCATCGCCCACGGTCACGGCAACCCCGGAACCGCCACGGCTAGTCACCTCCACCCCGACAGTCACGCCCACCCCCACCGCGGAGCCCGAGCCGACCGCCACACCCGCTCCTCCGACACCGACCGCCACTCCCGAGCCTGAACCCGATCCCGGACCGCGCGGCATCCTCAGCGGGCGCCCGCTAAACCGGCACATCATCCGCCGGCGGCCGGTCGCCGTAAAGGTCGCCAACAATCCCGAAGCCCGCCCGCAGTGGGGACTGCAGGCGGCCGACATCGTTTACGTGCATCCGACCGAGGCCCAGATCACGCGCTACACCGCGATCTTCCAGTCGCTCCTGCCCAACCGCATCGGACCATCCCGTTCGGCGCGCCTGATCGATGTCGAAATCGCCCGCGAATACCAGTGCCTGCTGGCCCACGTCGGCGGGAGCCCGGGCGTTCTCGAACGCCTGAAGGTGCTCGGACCGCTGGACGTCGAGGGGCTTTACTTTCCGCTCGGCCGGGTCTTCTACCGGACGACCGACGCCCAGCCGCCCAACAACACCTTCATCGATGCCCAGAACCTGGCGCTGGAAGGCCGCGCCCGCGGACTGCCAACCCTGGTCGACATCGATTCCTGGGAATTCGATCGCGACGGGACCGAGTATTCCGGCGGGCTGCAGACGGTGTTGCTGCCCTCGCAGGCCAATTACCCCGAACTCTATCGCAGCTTCTACAGTTACGACCCGGGCCAGTCCAACTACCTGCGGTTTCTGGCCGCCCGGCCCCACCGCGACATGGCCAGCGGCGATCAGATCAGGATCGACAACGTGGTCGTCCAATGGACCAATATCCACGATTCGCAGATCGTCGAAGACCACCTGGGCGCCCTGAGCAAAGAAATTCCCCTGACCGGCAGCGGACGGGCGATGATATTTACGGGAGGGCGACTGACCGAGGGCCGCTGGTCGCGGCCCGGCCCTGCCGAACGTACCCAGTTCCAGGACCAGGACGGCCAGCCGATCAAGTTCAAGCCCGGAAACACCTGGATCCACACCCTGGACCAGCAGAGCACGGTGGAGGTCGAGCACCCGCAGTGATCACGTTTGATTTCGGTCTGGCCCACTGGCTGGCGATCGGCCTCGGGTTGGTCCTGATCGCCATTGGCGCGGGCTATCCGCTATTGCGCGGTTTGCTGCGACGCGTTCGCCCGACCGGGTCGGCGCCACCGGAGCAGGCCGCCCGCGAGGATTCCCCGTTCCGCCGGCCCGGGACCTGAACATTGCCCCGCAACATCATCGACTGCACCCGCTGGTTGCGCGGCGACGGCACCTCCGATGCGGCTGAATTCCTCGACTTTGAGAGCGGCGATTCGCGGAGCGACACCGCCCGGCGCACCGCGCTGCGGATTCCGGCCGGCAGCGGCACCTACATCGTCGGGCAGGCGTTCGCCGACATTGACGGAGCCTCGCTGTCGGAGCTGGACGTTGCCAGCTTTTTCGGCGAGGGAGTGGTGGCCAAATTCAACTTCGCCGGCGCCGGCATGGTCACCGAAGAACACCTGCAGACCGGTGTCGGACAGTTGGTCAGACCCGGCGACATCCTCTTGA
The Chloroflexota bacterium genome window above contains:
- a CDS encoding AbrB/MazE/SpoVT family DNA-binding domain-containing protein, which translates into the protein MATVTISPKFQVVIPKDCRESLGLKPGQKVEAFPYEGRIQLVPVEPIEELRGFLAGIDTRVDREDDRL
- a CDS encoding transcriptional repressor produces the protein MTPPGSTSDQPRTVREGLERSGARRTPQRLLVADIIDSAPDHLEAREIYLQASARDPRMSLNTVYRTLALLQDLDLVVGHYFTEEHAHFEAATGADHHHVVCRGCGKVHEFRPGISERRIRELANESEISIERQNIELVGLCASCRSSGL
- the gatB gene encoding Asp-tRNA(Asn)/Glu-tRNA(Gln) amidotransferase subunit GatB; translation: MGADYYTVIGLEVHAQLLTASKMFCSCRADVADLEPNTAVCPVCLGLPGVLPVANRAAVEMTLRTGLALGCSIADATKWDRKNYSYPDLVKWYQISQYDLPLCLGGHLEVAGPDGKPRRIGITRVHLEEDTARMIHDRDPDGLERSLVDVNRSGIPLMEIVSEPDIDSPELARSYLRELRDILVHLEVSSGEMQEGAFRCDANISIWPIGQPMGNSKVEIKNMNSFRAVQRALVFEEERQRQVWEETQAPPVQETRGWSEARGQTLSQRVKEDAHDYRYFPDPDLPPLHVAQETVERLRSQMPPLPRQIRTELATAGIVGADADQLVSDRELLAFFQEARESYPDARRLANRVLNELVQHLRAEGSSLADGRVTAGGLVELLELEDAGRISVRMAAEILKEMVVSGRSAAELASQMGEQISDADALREIVREVIAANPQAVADFKAGKKQAAGFLVGQVMKATRGKANPGVVNREIAAELSQ
- the gatA gene encoding Asp-tRNA(Asn)/Glu-tRNA(Gln) amidotransferase subunit GatA yields the protein MSDLCTLSLSDTGAGLRAGEFSSLELTGAYLERIEALNSDLGAYLLVTDELALEQARAADERIAAGTAGPLTGIPIALKDVLATRGIRTTCASRMLSEFVPPYDAFVVERLREAGAVFLGKANMDEFAMGSSNENSAFYPVRNPWDLERVPGGSSGGSAAAVAADLAVAALGSDTGGSIRQPAALCGTVGLKPTYGRVSRYGLVAFASSLDQIGPITKTVRDAATLLGAIAGHDPRDSTSLAQSPEDFEEGFGRSIAGLRIGVPVEYFAAGLDPRVESAVMDAIALFADLGAEPVRVSLPHTRYALSTYYLLAPAEASSNLARFHGVRYGLRVEGDDVDAMMSRTRGAGFGAEVKRRIMLGTYALSAGYYDAFYLKAQKARTLIRTDFDQAFEQCDLLLAATSPTTAFALGERSDDPLSMYLSDVLTIPANIAGLPAMSIPCGFAEGLPVGLQLIGGELQEKTLLQAANAFERAAHVAHRAPARAV
- the gatC gene encoding Asp-tRNA(Asn)/Glu-tRNA(Gln) amidotransferase subunit GatC — translated: MRGKLATSDNDPQNRLDAATIDHVARLARLELGDDEKRRLQAELGQILAHFADLEQLATDQIAPTAMVVRTELPLREDEAKPSLPREEVIANAPEPRAGFFAVPAVLDQ
- a CDS encoding sugar phosphate isomerase/epimerase — protein: MRPMDLPLIPSFHPATIRQGLSLEERCQIAEAAGFSYTMVNLQEAVAVDGERGAGAFAALLAGHGLSAGGMSGVPASTADPEEYARDLAALPERCEMARSLGGSNIMHFVPNRSSMPETEFEALTVARLADIGAVLADFDLKLAIEWLGPKQLEDLPYPFRSGIKMALDLADASGRSNIGILVDPVHMWGARQAMADIERLASGRVFAAHFDDFPEGDPDVLIDDDRIMPGDGIIDLTAFCRHTVAAGYSGSIEVELFNPAIRLGDPVEVSREAREKSEAVIAAALG
- a CDS encoding DUF3048 domain-containing protein: MNPPPVSTRRQLLFGGLALAGILGAGAGLYAILRDVEVEAPQQPAAATPSPTPSPTVTATPEPPRLVTSTPTVTPTPTAEPEPTATPAPPTPTATPEPEPDPGPRGILSGRPLNRHIIRRRPVAVKVANNPEARPQWGLQAADIVYVHPTEAQITRYTAIFQSLLPNRIGPSRSARLIDVEIAREYQCLLAHVGGSPGVLERLKVLGPLDVEGLYFPLGRVFYRTTDAQPPNNTFIDAQNLALEGRARGLPTLVDIDSWEFDRDGTEYSGGLQTVLLPSQANYPELYRSFYSYDPGQSNYLRFLAARPHRDMASGDQIRIDNVVVQWTNIHDSQIVEDHLGALSKEIPLTGSGRAMIFTGGRLTEGRWSRPGPAERTQFQDQDGQPIKFKPGNTWIHTLDQQSTVEVEHPQ